Sequence from the Nitrospirota bacterium genome:
GTGACGACCAAGATCCTTGAGCCCCTCATCGGCGGGACGGGCGGCTCCATCTACGCCAAGCTCGCCATCCTCGGCGCGATCATTCTGTTCCTCCAGAGGCGCCCATCGGGCATCTTTGCGCCCAAGGGCCGCCTGGTCGAGAAGGACGGATGACTCTGTCACCCACCCAGACTCGGAAGCTGGCCCTCGGCGTCACTGCGGGCGTCGCGGTCGTCATCGTGATCCCTGTTCTAAACCTCCTGCCAAAAACGTCCGCCGTGTACGTCTCGGATTTCTATCTCAACCTGTTTGGGAAGTACCTGGCGCTGGCGATCCTCGCCCTCGGAATGGACCTCCTCTGGGGGTACGCTGGCATTTTGAGCCTCGGCCAGGCGGTCTTCCTCGGCCTGGGCGGATACACGATGGGCATGCATCTCATGCAACAGATGGTGGGGCAGGGAAAGTACGGGGAAAACATTCCCGATTTCATGGTTTGGAACCAGATCAAGGAGCTGCCGTTTCATTGGAAACCGTTCGACAGCTTCCCGAATACCGTGCTGGGTATCCTGCTGGTCCCCACGTGCTTTGCGCTTGTGTTTGGGTTCCTGACGTTCCGGACGAGGATCCGCGGTGTGTACGTGAGTATCCTGACGCAGGCGCTGGCGTTTGCAACCTGGCTTCTGTTCAACCGGAACGAAATGGCCCTCGGCGGGACCAACGGTCTGACCGACTACAAGATGTTGCTCGGTTTCTCGCTGCTTTCCCCTGCAACGCAGAGGGGTCTCTATGTGGTCACGGCGCTGACGCTCGTATTCGCCCTGCTCGCGTGCATGCTGCTGGTCCGATCCAAGTTCGGGCAGATCCTGCGCGCCGTGAGGGATGCCGAGACGCGCCTTCGGTTCTCGGGGTACTCCACCACCGGGTACAAGGTCGCCGCTTTCTCCATCGCCGCTCTTCTGGCCGGCGTGGCGGGCGCGTTGTATGTGCCCCAGGTTGGAATCATCACACCGAATCAGATCGGCGTGCTCCCGTCGCTTGAAGTCGTCGTCTGGGTGGCCGTGGGCGGCCGGGGAACGCTCTTTGGCGCGGTGCTCGGGGCGATCGTGGTCAATGCGGCGCGCAGTTATCTGACGGCGAAATATCCCGAGCTCTGGCCGTTCGTTTTAGGCGGGCTGTTTGTGGGTGTGGTCCTTCTCTTCCCGAGAGGGCTCGTGGGCCTGCCGAACCAGGCCGCAAAATGGCTCGAACGATTCAGGACGTTCATGGAAGTCTGGCGCGCCGGCACGATCGGGGCGGGTCCTCATGCCCGCTGATCCCCGTTCCGGCGATTCCCGCACCGGAGGGTCGGATGGGACCATCCTCTACCTGGAAGGCGTCTCCGTGAGCTTTGAGGGATTTCGGGCGCTCAACAATCTCAACTTTGTCATGCGGAAAGGGGAGCTTCGTTTCGTGATCGGGCCGAACGGAGCGGGAAAAACGACGCTCCTGGACGTGGTGTGCGGCAAGGTCAAACCAATTGAAGGCCGGGTTCTCTTCAGCCATTATGTCGATCTTCTGCCGCTCAGGGAATACGAAATCGCCCAGTACGGGATCGGAAGAAAATTCCAGACGCCCACCATTTTCCCGGACCACACGGTATTCGAGAACGTCGGCCTGTCTCTCACGCGCGACCGCCGGATCTGGTCCACTTTCTTTTCACGATACACGCCGGCGGAACGCGAAAAAGTGGACTCCATACTGGAACGGGTCGGTCTTCTCGACATGCGAGCCTCGTCGGCGGGCATTCTGTCCCATGGACAGAAACAGTGGCTCGAGATCGCCATGTTGATCGCTCAGGAGCCGCAGGTTCTTCTGCTCGACGAGCCGGTGGCTGGGATGACGGGAGACGAGCGCGAGGCCACAGGCCGCCTCATTGAATGGCTGGCCCGGCGCCATTCGGTGCTGGTCATCGAGCACGATATGCACTTCGTCCGGCAGTTCGCCCGGACGGTCACGGTTCTCCATGAGGGCTCGGTCCTTTGCGAGGGACCCATGCAGAAAATCCAGGAGGACCCGCGGGTGATCGAAGTCTACCTCGGGAGGGAGTAGGTCCTGTGCTGGAAGCCTCGGAACTTAATGTCTTCTACGGGGAGAGCCACGTTCTGCACGATGCGCGCCTGAGGGTTGAAACCGGCCAGGTCGTCTGCCTGCTGGGGCGAAATGGCGTGGGAAAGACGACTTTCCTGAAAACCCTGATGGGCCTGCTTCCCGCGCGATCCGGCCGGATCAGGTTGGGGGGAACGGATATCACTTCGCGCCCACCCTACGAGCGGGCGCGGCTCGGTCTTGGCTACTCGCCGCAGGGACGGGAGATCATCCCCAGCCTCACGGTCCGCGAGAACATCCTCCTGGGCCTCGAAGCGCGCGGCATCCGGAAGAGGGAAGTTCCGGACGCCGTCCTTCAGTTATTTCCGATGCTGGAGAACTTCCTTGAGAAGCGGGGAGGGGATTTGAGCGGCGGCCAACAGCAACAGTTGGCGATCGCGCGCGCGCTGGCCACCCGACCCCGCGTGCTCCTGTTGGATGAGCCCACGGAGGGGATTCAGCCCTCCATCATTCTCGAGATCAAGGCTGCCATCCAGAAAATCAAGGCGGGTGGTGAGACGGCGATCCTTCTCGTCGAGCAGTACCTGGCGTTTGTGCGGAGTGTGGCCGACCGGTTCTACGTGATGGAGAAAGGATCGATCACCGCGGAGGGGGATATCGGCGGACTCACGGATGATGTCGTTCGAAAACATCTCGTGGTATAGGACGCAGAATGCATCTTGGTGTCAAAGATCGCGAGCTTCTCCTCGTGTACGTGGCTGCGCAATTGGCGAAAGAGCGCCGGAACCGAGGACTGAAACTCAACTACCCCGAATCGGTCGCGTTGATCACCTCCGCCATCCTCGAAGGGGCGCGCGAAGGAAAATCGGTAGCCGATCTCATGGAGCTTGGCGCCCAAGTGCTGAAGCGCCCGGACGTGCTCGAAGGGGTGCCTGAGATGATTTCCGAGGTGCAGGTCGAAGC
This genomic interval carries:
- the urtC gene encoding urea ABC transporter permease subunit UrtC gives rise to the protein MTLSPTQTRKLALGVTAGVAVVIVIPVLNLLPKTSAVYVSDFYLNLFGKYLALAILALGMDLLWGYAGILSLGQAVFLGLGGYTMGMHLMQQMVGQGKYGENIPDFMVWNQIKELPFHWKPFDSFPNTVLGILLVPTCFALVFGFLTFRTRIRGVYVSILTQALAFATWLLFNRNEMALGGTNGLTDYKMLLGFSLLSPATQRGLYVVTALTLVFALLACMLLVRSKFGQILRAVRDAETRLRFSGYSTTGYKVAAFSIAALLAGVAGALYVPQVGIITPNQIGVLPSLEVVVWVAVGGRGTLFGAVLGAIVVNAARSYLTAKYPELWPFVLGGLFVGVVLLFPRGLVGLPNQAAKWLERFRTFMEVWRAGTIGAGPHAR
- the urtD gene encoding urea ABC transporter ATP-binding protein UrtD; this translates as MPADPRSGDSRTGGSDGTILYLEGVSVSFEGFRALNNLNFVMRKGELRFVIGPNGAGKTTLLDVVCGKVKPIEGRVLFSHYVDLLPLREYEIAQYGIGRKFQTPTIFPDHTVFENVGLSLTRDRRIWSTFFSRYTPAEREKVDSILERVGLLDMRASSAGILSHGQKQWLEIAMLIAQEPQVLLLDEPVAGMTGDEREATGRLIEWLARRHSVLVIEHDMHFVRQFARTVTVLHEGSVLCEGPMQKIQEDPRVIEVYLGRE
- the urtE gene encoding urea ABC transporter ATP-binding subunit UrtE, with protein sequence MLEASELNVFYGESHVLHDARLRVETGQVVCLLGRNGVGKTTFLKTLMGLLPARSGRIRLGGTDITSRPPYERARLGLGYSPQGREIIPSLTVRENILLGLEARGIRKREVPDAVLQLFPMLENFLEKRGGDLSGGQQQQLAIARALATRPRVLLLDEPTEGIQPSIILEIKAAIQKIKAGGETAILLVEQYLAFVRSVADRFYVMEKGSITAEGDIGGLTDDVVRKHLVV
- a CDS encoding urease subunit gamma — protein: MHLGVKDRELLLVYVAAQLAKERRNRGLKLNYPESVALITSAILEGAREGKSVADLMELGAQVLKRPDVLEGVPEMISEVQVEATFQDGTKLVTVHHPIR